In Clostridium sporogenes, one genomic interval encodes:
- a CDS encoding ABC transporter permease translates to MEVVSSILMQSLILSIMVMGVYISYKILDFPDMSADGSFTLGAAIVAVLLTKGVSPITASIVALIGGLVAGLLTGILNVKIKISNLLSGILVMGILYSFNLRIMGKANIPIFSEKNIFYDFNPLVIMLFIVILIKILIDLFLKTGLGYLLKGVGDNSQMIKSLGIEVGKIKILGLMLSNGLIAFSGGIMAQYQGFSDASMGIGTLILGIASIIIGTSIIRRKSFIKETSMVIMGTIIYQGTIYLAMTLGLTTVDLKMITSLIIIVFLALREIDNKYEEKSWRWIKNVRNSKFIKKLS, encoded by the coding sequence ATGGAAGTAGTATCAAGTATATTAATGCAAAGTTTAATTTTATCAATTATGGTAATGGGGGTATACATAAGTTATAAAATACTAGATTTCCCCGATATGTCTGCAGATGGAAGCTTTACATTAGGAGCAGCTATAGTTGCTGTATTATTAACAAAAGGAGTGTCTCCAATTACTGCTAGTATAGTTGCTTTAATAGGTGGATTAGTGGCAGGATTACTCACAGGAATACTTAATGTAAAAATTAAAATATCAAATTTGCTTTCTGGAATTTTAGTAATGGGAATATTATACTCATTTAATTTAAGAATTATGGGAAAGGCTAACATTCCGATATTTAGTGAAAAAAATATATTTTATGATTTTAATCCCCTAGTGATTATGTTGTTTATTGTAATACTAATTAAAATTTTAATTGATTTATTTTTAAAAACAGGATTAGGCTATTTACTAAAAGGAGTTGGAGATAATTCTCAAATGATTAAGTCTTTGGGTATAGAAGTTGGAAAAATTAAAATACTAGGACTTATGCTATCCAATGGACTTATAGCTTTTTCAGGGGGAATTATGGCTCAATATCAAGGTTTTAGTGATGCTTCTATGGGGATAGGAACTTTGATATTGGGAATAGCTTCAATAATTATTGGAACATCTATAATTAGAAGAAAATCATTTATTAAGGAAACTAGCATGGTAATTATGGGGACGATTATTTACCAAGGAACAATATATTTGGCTATGACTTTAGGTCTTACTACAGTGGATTTGAAGATGATAACATCACTAATTATCATAGTATTTTTGGCTCTTAGAGAAATTGATAACAAATATGAAGAAAAAAGTTGGAGGTGGATTAAAAATGTTAGAAATTCAAAATTTATCAAAAAGCTTTCATAA
- a CDS encoding MBL fold metallo-hydrolase, giving the protein MRETYENIYLEELPLPNNPLKYLNFYIVKGKDKSMIIDTGFNREDTKERMMEIFRELDLKPENTILFLTHLHSDHTGLATYFQEMGLTVYISKTDGDLLNGSVEKSGPMWKGTIQRAMWQGLEEEQLDIEDNPGFKFRPISHINFVPAIPGEYIQIGDYNFEIIDLKGHTPGMVGLYEKKHKILFCGDHILGKITPNITFWGFEYGDMLGTYFKSLDFVYNMDIDYLFSSHRFLIEDHRRRINELYLHHEKRLNEIRQVLKKFGSCTVKQVTKELHWDIKSKNWDEFPKSQKWFAAGEAHAHLEYLKALGEVTMEEKNRILYYKMRLT; this is encoded by the coding sequence ATGAGAGAAACATATGAAAACATTTATTTAGAAGAACTTCCATTGCCAAATAATCCTTTAAAATATTTAAATTTTTATATTGTTAAGGGAAAAGATAAGTCTATGATTATTGATACAGGATTTAATCGTGAAGATACGAAAGAACGTATGATGGAAATTTTTAGAGAATTAGATTTAAAACCGGAAAACACTATTCTTTTTCTAACCCATTTGCATTCAGATCATACAGGATTAGCTACATATTTTCAAGAGATGGGCTTAACTGTATATATAAGTAAGACAGATGGGGATTTGTTAAATGGTAGCGTGGAAAAATCTGGCCCTATGTGGAAAGGTACTATTCAAAGAGCAATGTGGCAGGGATTAGAAGAAGAACAATTGGATATTGAAGATAATCCAGGATTTAAGTTTAGACCCATATCTCATATAAATTTTGTTCCTGCAATTCCCGGGGAATATATTCAAATAGGAGACTATAATTTTGAAATTATAGATTTAAAAGGTCATACTCCAGGGATGGTTGGGCTTTATGAGAAAAAACATAAAATATTATTTTGTGGAGATCATATTTTGGGAAAGATTACTCCTAATATTACATTTTGGGGTTTTGAATATGGTGATATGCTAGGAACTTATTTTAAAAGCTTAGATTTTGTTTATAATATGGATATTGATTATTTGTTTTCTTCCCATAGATTTTTGATAGAGGATCATCGCAGGCGGATTAATGAACTTTATCTTCATCATGAAAAAAGATTAAATGAGATTAGGCAAGTGTTAAAAAAATTTGGATCTTGTACAGTAAAACAAGTAACAAAAGAACTTCATTGGGATATTAAAAGTAAAAATTGGGATGAATTTCCCAAGAGCCAAAAATGGTTTGCAGCAGGAGAAGCTCATGCTCATTTAGAGTATCTTAAAGCTTTAGGGGAAGTAACAATGGAAGAAAAAAATAGGATTCTATATTATAAAATGCGCTTGACATAA
- a CDS encoding DUF6179 domain-containing protein, translating into MGNNIQKYDCSVENKFSEESFLKDVLVTCYEKKLLDDNTLARIYYERMELLRVKLKYYTKDESSSIMVEMAESILQCIDYTIGIYLKNFENIELITEELKHTSLSHMLKIGQDLIKNKKLECKKLFNDIKANKLKVDNYSYNDTIDDGISPFFKEYDDFFASHETPGCSIDYQLYIDTMNFIGIEYVYNYLYDLSLENEFCNKFDIGEINKLLKGYDKKCELLLINIFELVLINSLGLIICNKDLSSLNINNLDREIIKNKLEKLSIEELNAELIKDAKICLEILEIKNTELMTYIKKGILNIALLINERIKLNKLEKVFISFNEEECNEIVEYIDGIRMANSEFKKLTEEIRECSLVEDKILLIKNNIKSLEDLVDMLNADCLFGDEYITFFKSLSKMEIVLLSKYISDLSFEDEYEKDLYAEFNKYIFSLRKEEQRAISELKERINL; encoded by the coding sequence ATGGGGAATAATATTCAAAAATATGACTGTTCTGTAGAGAATAAATTCAGTGAGGAAAGTTTTTTAAAAGATGTTTTAGTAACTTGTTATGAGAAAAAGTTACTAGATGATAATACTTTAGCTAGAATATATTATGAAAGAATGGAGCTTCTAAGAGTAAAATTAAAATATTACACAAAAGATGAGAGTAGTTCAATTATGGTTGAGATGGCTGAAAGTATTTTACAATGTATTGATTATACCATAGGAATTTATTTAAAAAACTTTGAGAATATAGAGTTAATAACAGAAGAATTAAAGCATACTAGTTTATCTCATATGTTAAAAATAGGACAGGATTTAATTAAGAATAAAAAATTAGAGTGTAAGAAATTATTTAATGATATTAAGGCAAATAAACTTAAGGTTGATAACTATTCCTATAATGATACTATAGATGATGGTATTTCTCCATTTTTTAAAGAATATGATGATTTTTTTGCATCTCATGAAACTCCAGGATGTTCAATAGATTATCAGCTTTACATTGATACTATGAACTTTATAGGCATTGAGTATGTGTATAATTATTTATATGACTTAAGCTTAGAAAATGAGTTTTGTAATAAATTTGATATTGGTGAAATTAATAAATTATTAAAGGGTTATGATAAAAAATGTGAATTGTTGCTTATAAATATATTTGAACTAGTACTTATCAATTCACTAGGGTTAATCATATGTAATAAAGATTTAAGTAGCCTTAATATTAATAATTTAGATAGAGAGATTATAAAAAATAAATTGGAAAAGTTATCCATAGAGGAACTGAATGCAGAATTAATAAAAGATGCAAAAATATGCTTAGAAATTTTAGAGATTAAAAATACAGAATTGATGACTTATATAAAGAAGGGTATTTTAAATATAGCTCTACTGATAAATGAAAGGATAAAACTAAATAAATTAGAAAAAGTATTTATATCCTTTAATGAAGAGGAGTGCAATGAAATAGTTGAATATATTGATGGTATAAGAATGGCCAATTCTGAATTTAAAAAGCTAACGGAAGAAATTCGAGAGTGCTCTTTAGTGGAAGATAAAATTTTATTAATTAAAAATAATATTAAGAGCCTAGAAGATTTAGTAGATATGCTAAATGCTGATTGTTTATTTGGAGATGAATATATTACGTTTTTCAAAAGCTTATCTAAAATGGAAATAGTTCTTTTATCTAAGTATATATCAGATTTAAGTTTTGAAGATGAATATGAAAAGGATCTATATGCTGAATTTAATAAGTATATTTTTAGTTTAAGAAAAGAAGAACAGAGAGCAATAAGTGAATTAAAAGAAAGAATAAATTTATAA
- a CDS encoding DUF6323 family protein produces the protein MKNSIDLFESNLLEKRVFNDIIQCNEATREYGLKLSEKDVKEIIDTRNIALQKSLRIEFNGQIINKIITAFCDSPYISQYNYSDTINELVEIFYNYKNETLDYISDDELIEIMKEKFDNYCQGSLEILEGKVLYKIAENIRNGFKDYTNLDNEKD, from the coding sequence ATGAAAAATTCTATTGATTTATTTGAAAGTAATTTATTAGAGAAGAGAGTTTTTAATGATATAATTCAGTGCAATGAAGCTACAAGAGAATATGGATTAAAACTCTCAGAGAAAGATGTTAAAGAAATTATTGATACGAGAAATATAGCACTTCAAAAAAGCCTAAGAATAGAATTTAATGGTCAAATTATAAACAAAATTATTACAGCCTTCTGTGATTCACCATATATATCCCAATATAATTACAGTGATACGATAAATGAACTTGTAGAAATTTTTTATAATTATAAGAATGAAACTTTAGATTATATAAGTGATGATGAATTAATAGAAATAATGAAAGAAAAATTTGATAACTATTGTCAAGGTTCCTTGGAGATTTTAGAAGGAAAAGTATTATATAAAATAGCTGAGAATATAAGAAATGGTTTTAAGGATTATACAAATCTTGATAATGAAAAGGATTGA
- the gltS gene encoding sodium/glutamate symporter, whose protein sequence is MTLELDMIQTTTLAILFYYIGVFIKSKVSIFEKFCIPAPVVGGLIFAILNLIFTESGFISISLDTTLQKPFMLAFFTTIGLGASFKMIKQGGLHVIMFFIAALLLVISQDVLGVVMAKFIGEDPLLGLIVGSVTMTGGHGTGATFGALFESEYGLVGASTTAMAAATFGLVCGSLIGGPIAKNLISKNNLKNNSDEFFEANSDDCEEVSYKTLFNTFSLIFISMGLGSILEMFFTNLGIVLPSYVDAMIVAAIILNIGEQTNKWKINSKCVDIIGNISLNVFLSMALIGLKLWELKSTAGPLLILLIGQAVLMFIFAYFITFRLMGKDYDAAVMSSGHCGFGMGATPNGIANMEAITSKYGASPKAFFILPVVGAFLIDFSNSLVITLFVNLFK, encoded by the coding sequence ATGACACTAGAGCTTGATATGATTCAAACCACTACCTTAGCTATACTTTTCTATTACATAGGTGTATTTATAAAATCTAAAGTTTCAATTTTTGAAAAATTTTGTATACCTGCTCCAGTTGTAGGTGGACTTATTTTTGCTATTTTAAATTTAATCTTTACAGAAAGTGGTTTTATATCTATATCTCTAGACACAACTCTTCAAAAGCCTTTTATGCTAGCTTTCTTTACAACTATTGGCCTTGGGGCAAGTTTTAAGATGATAAAACAGGGTGGTCTTCATGTAATAATGTTTTTTATAGCGGCTCTTCTTTTAGTAATATCACAAGATGTTCTTGGAGTAGTTATGGCTAAATTTATAGGTGAAGATCCACTTCTAGGATTAATTGTTGGATCCGTAACCATGACTGGTGGTCATGGAACAGGAGCCACTTTTGGAGCCTTATTCGAATCAGAATACGGCCTTGTAGGCGCTTCCACTACAGCTATGGCTGCCGCTACCTTTGGGCTTGTATGTGGTAGCTTAATAGGTGGTCCGATAGCTAAAAACCTAATAAGTAAAAATAACCTAAAAAATAACTCAGATGAGTTTTTTGAAGCAAATTCTGATGATTGTGAAGAAGTGAGTTATAAAACGCTATTTAATACATTTTCTCTTATATTTATATCAATGGGACTCGGTTCTATTTTAGAGATGTTTTTTACAAACCTTGGTATAGTCCTTCCTTCATACGTAGATGCTATGATAGTGGCAGCTATAATACTTAATATAGGGGAACAAACAAATAAATGGAAAATAAATTCAAAATGTGTTGATATAATTGGAAATATAAGCCTTAATGTGTTTTTATCCATGGCACTCATAGGTCTTAAATTATGGGAATTAAAAAGCACAGCAGGTCCATTATTAATTTTATTAATAGGCCAAGCTGTATTAATGTTTATATTTGCATACTTTATTACTTTTAGACTAATGGGAAAGGATTATGATGCTGCTGTTATGAGTTCTGGGCATTGTGGATTTGGAATGGGAGCTACTCCTAACGGTATAGCAAACATGGAAGCCATAACTTCTAAATATGGTGCATCACCAAAAGCATTTTTTATTCTTCCAGTTGTCGGGGCATTTTTAATAGACTTTTCTAATTCTTTAGTTATAACATTATTCGTAAATTTATTTAAATAA
- a CDS encoding benzylsuccinate synthase, with product MFKKRSKAFFTGLILASIYLIYVISYFYGVLGKGDTAEQIGSGIATALVTPHIVILAIGIMFGWLAFGLSSSGFALTASILYTVAGVMFIPYIFFVIPSIILGFVGYANQKNINNKAKAKRRVKVHKKPNVNNKTNLKA from the coding sequence TTGTTTAAAAAAAGAAGTAAAGCATTTTTTACAGGCCTCATTTTAGCTAGTATATACTTAATTTATGTAATATCATATTTTTATGGAGTACTAGGTAAAGGTGATACAGCAGAACAAATAGGTAGTGGAATAGCTACTGCACTAGTAACACCACATATAGTAATTTTAGCTATTGGTATTATGTTTGGATGGTTAGCATTCGGATTAAGCAGTTCAGGATTTGCTTTAACTGCATCTATATTATATACTGTTGCAGGAGTTATGTTTATTCCTTATATATTCTTTGTTATTCCAAGTATTATATTGGGATTCGTAGGATATGCAAACCAAAAAAATATAAACAATAAAGCTAAAGCAAAAAGAAGGGTTAAAGTACATAAGAAACCTAATGTAAATAATAAAACTAATTTAAAAGCTTAA
- a CDS encoding DUF438 domain-containing protein: protein MDNKKIQELKEILKNLNKVGINDEIRKEALDLVKDIDAIDLSIAEQQLIEEGMEPQDLRHLCDVHMEVLKDELSKVKANIRKGHVVYTLIDEHDKILRFLEDLEKVNSDIQKSKSYDEAKEKIHSINKLAENILDAENHHQREEKVLFVEMEKREITGPTRIMRMEHDDLRARKKELKRLSENADKMEFDEFKNKVDEVSKYIIFNLRDHIFKENYILYPSSLEAIKGKDIWDDMKKRCDEIGYCSFTFEN from the coding sequence ATGGACAATAAAAAAATCCAGGAACTAAAAGAAATTTTAAAAAATTTAAATAAAGTTGGAATTAATGATGAAATAAGAAAAGAAGCTTTAGACCTAGTAAAAGATATTGATGCTATAGATTTATCCATAGCAGAACAACAACTTATAGAAGAAGGAATGGAGCCACAGGATTTAAGACACTTGTGTGATGTACACATGGAAGTTTTAAAGGACGAATTAAGTAAAGTAAAGGCCAATATAAGGAAGGGACATGTAGTATATACTTTAATAGATGAACATGATAAGATTCTAAGATTTTTAGAAGATTTAGAAAAAGTGAATTCAGATATTCAAAAGAGTAAAAGTTATGATGAAGCTAAAGAAAAAATTCATAGTATTAATAAATTAGCAGAAAATATATTAGATGCAGAAAATCATCACCAAAGAGAAGAAAAAGTTCTATTTGTAGAGATGGAAAAAAGAGAAATAACAGGACCTACAAGAATAATGAGAATGGAACATGATGACTTAAGGGCTAGGAAAAAAGAATTAAAAAGACTTTCTGAAAATGCAGATAAAATGGAATTTGATGAATTCAAAAATAAAGTAGATGAAGTTTCAAAATATATAATTTTTAATTTAAGAGATCATATTTTTAAAGAAAACTATATTTTATATCCATCATCTTTAGAAGCCATAAAGGGAAAGGATATATGGGATGATATGAAAAAAAGATGTGATGAAATAGGATATTGTAGCTTTACATTTGAAAATTAA
- the ric gene encoding iron-sulfur cluster repair di-iron protein codes for MKNTINVNQKLGEVVSIFPGSSRIFNDIKIDYCCGGHDTLGEALKEKEINSDEFIQKLNEEYEKFVESNEEYIDWRKEKPVNLMENIVDTHHDYTKGELKEIDGLLSKILKVHFGHHGEELLKVHRLFGLLKIELEEHLIKEEENLFPLIKEYELTKDENIKKEIDKFIKETENEHDKAGDILKELEKITRDFKAPEDACTSYRLTYDKIHSLEKDLFIHIYKENSVLFEMI; via the coding sequence ATGAAAAACACTATTAATGTAAATCAAAAGCTTGGGGAAGTCGTTTCTATATTCCCAGGATCAAGTAGAATATTCAATGATATAAAGATAGATTATTGCTGTGGTGGACATGATACTTTAGGAGAAGCCTTAAAGGAGAAAGAAATAAATTCAGATGAATTCATACAAAAACTTAATGAAGAATATGAAAAGTTTGTAGAATCTAATGAAGAGTATATAGATTGGAGAAAAGAAAAGCCAGTAAATCTTATGGAAAATATAGTAGATACTCATCATGATTATACAAAAGGAGAGCTTAAAGAAATAGATGGATTATTATCAAAAATATTAAAAGTTCATTTTGGACATCATGGAGAAGAATTATTAAAAGTTCATAGATTATTTGGACTTTTGAAAATAGAATTAGAAGAGCATTTAATAAAGGAAGAAGAAAATCTATTTCCATTAATAAAAGAATATGAATTGACTAAAGATGAAAATATAAAAAAAGAAATAGACAAATTTATAAAAGAAACAGAAAATGAACACGATAAAGCTGGAGATATATTAAAAGAATTAGAAAAAATAACAAGAGATTTCAAAGCACCAGAGGATGCATGTACAAGCTATAGATTAACTTATGATAAGATTCACAGCTTAGAAAAGGACTTATTTATCCATATATATAAAGAAAATAGCGTATTATTTGAGATGATTTAA
- a CDS encoding FprA family A-type flavoprotein, with amino-acid sequence MMKNVKIKEKIYLVGKIDDRDVPFHRLTLTKGTTYNSYLLLTEKPTIIDTVDISFGREYIQSLKNLINLEKIQYIVINHTEPDHSGALGSLAYNAKNATIVCTQKAVNQLKAMYKLHNRTFLVVKDGDTLDIGGKTLEFMETPYLHTEETMITFAKEDKILFPCDIFSTHIANYEYFNDKAKEDILEDFKTYYSLIMHPHRRYVQNMIKKIRSLDIEIIAPSHGFILRENAKKFIDIYDEMSKNTNVDKKVLILYSTMTNNTKKISELIKGHFEKDNINAELINVNKTSDEDILKNVKTSDAVLVGTSTKYGDMIGRLEDVLKSLKDMNLENKIAAAFGSYGWSGEGIEVVQDYLKETNMKVLSTSYIIKSTGMTDVKFPIRIKFSPEENDKEEIKKATIFIADLLLNSI; translated from the coding sequence ATGATGAAAAATGTAAAGATTAAAGAAAAAATTTATTTAGTAGGAAAAATTGATGATAGAGATGTACCATTTCATAGATTAACTTTAACAAAGGGAACAACTTATAATAGTTATCTTTTACTTACAGAAAAACCTACAATTATTGATACTGTAGATATAAGTTTTGGAAGAGAGTATATTCAAAGTTTAAAAAACTTAATAAACTTAGAAAAAATTCAGTATATAGTAATAAACCATACAGAGCCAGATCATTCAGGAGCTTTAGGAAGTTTGGCTTACAATGCTAAAAATGCAACTATCGTTTGCACCCAAAAAGCAGTTAATCAATTAAAAGCTATGTATAAACTTCATAATAGAACCTTTTTAGTAGTTAAAGATGGGGATACTCTTGATATAGGTGGAAAAACTCTTGAGTTTATGGAAACACCTTATCTTCATACAGAAGAAACTATGATAACTTTTGCTAAAGAAGATAAAATATTATTCCCATGCGATATATTTAGTACTCATATAGCAAATTATGAATATTTCAATGATAAGGCTAAAGAGGATATATTAGAAGATTTTAAAACATATTACAGCTTAATAATGCATCCTCACAGAAGATATGTACAAAATATGATAAAGAAAATAAGAAGCTTAGATATAGAAATTATAGCACCATCTCACGGGTTTATACTAAGAGAGAATGCTAAAAAGTTTATAGATATTTATGACGAAATGAGCAAAAATACAAATGTAGATAAAAAAGTCTTAATTTTATATTCTACAATGACAAACAATACTAAAAAGATTTCGGAATTAATCAAAGGACATTTTGAAAAAGACAATATAAATGCAGAATTAATTAATGTTAATAAGACATCAGATGAGGACATTCTGAAAAATGTTAAAACATCAGATGCAGTACTTGTTGGAACATCTACAAAATATGGAGATATGATTGGAAGATTAGAAGATGTCTTAAAAAGTTTAAAGGATATGAACTTAGAAAATAAGATAGCAGCAGCCTTTGGATCTTATGGATGGAGTGGAGAAGGTATTGAAGTTGTACAAGATTATTTAAAGGAAACAAACATGAAGGTTTTAAGCACTTCATACATTATAAAATCTACAGGAATGACAGATGTGAAATTTCCAATAAGAATTAAATTTTCACCAGAGGAAAATGATAAAGAAGAAATAAAGAAAGCAACTATATTTATAGCAGATTTATTATTAAATTCAATATAA
- a CDS encoding Crp/Fnr family transcriptional regulator, with the protein MKECTCGRCHHNICARKVPIFSSLSEEELIKIVNMTGHEAFKKGEAICNEGDKSETLIIINEGKVKLCKLTKEGKEQIIHILSSGDFFGELNLFNDNKSYNFSAYAISDVKICTLTKNKMDEILLKNPDISLKILKEVTRRLAETETLAQNLATNDADIRIANMILDFGEKYGVNKEQYIEIKLPINREEMANYVGVTRETISRKLSKFEDLDIIKLVGNKVIIIKDEDALKEFIE; encoded by the coding sequence ATGAAAGAGTGTACTTGTGGAAGATGTCATCACAATATTTGTGCAAGGAAAGTTCCTATATTTTCTTCTTTATCAGAAGAAGAGTTAATAAAAATTGTAAATATGACAGGGCATGAGGCTTTTAAAAAGGGAGAAGCTATTTGCAATGAAGGAGATAAATCAGAAACTTTAATTATTATAAATGAAGGGAAAGTAAAACTTTGTAAGCTTACTAAGGAAGGAAAAGAACAAATAATTCATATACTTTCCAGTGGAGATTTTTTTGGAGAACTAAATCTTTTTAATGATAATAAAAGTTATAATTTTTCTGCTTATGCTATATCCGATGTAAAAATATGTACCCTTACAAAAAATAAGATGGACGAGATATTATTAAAAAATCCAGATATATCTTTAAAGATATTAAAAGAAGTTACTAGAAGACTTGCGGAAACGGAAACTCTAGCTCAAAATTTAGCTACCAATGATGCAGATATTAGAATAGCTAATATGATATTAGATTTTGGTGAAAAATATGGAGTAAATAAAGAACAATATATAGAAATAAAACTGCCTATAAATAGGGAAGAGATGGCAAACTATGTAGGGGTTACAAGAGAAACTATAAGTAGAAAATTATCTAAATTCGAGGATTTAGATATTATAAAACTTGTTGGTAATAAGGTAATTATAATTAAAGATGAAGACGCATTAAAAGAATTTATAGAATAG
- a CDS encoding PHP domain-containing protein: MIYADLHVHTNHSDGICEIANVLDMAKKKGIKAIAITDHDTVDQFDEINELGRKMELEVVKGVEMSCYDYDVFKKVHIVGLWLNENATHVKKLCDKTLKCRDNYHRDLIKELSEKGYDITYEDAKKYSKYSIVFKMNIFQALKEKYKHEMTKERYNELFASKTSKETDLKMEYTPVIQGIEAIKKDGGIPIIAHPCQYNNYDEIEKYVEYGLQGIEINHSKMKKIDYKRTLNFAAKYNLAQSGGSDFHDPDLIEFGCYGLTKEQYEELKHFR; the protein is encoded by the coding sequence ATGATATACGCTGATTTGCACGTACACACAAATCATAGTGATGGTATTTGTGAAATTGCTAATGTTCTTGATATGGCTAAAAAGAAAGGAATAAAAGCAATAGCTATTACTGATCATGATACCGTTGATCAATTTGATGAAATTAATGAATTAGGCAGAAAAATGGAGCTTGAAGTAGTAAAAGGTGTAGAAATGAGTTGTTATGATTATGATGTGTTTAAAAAGGTTCATATTGTTGGATTATGGCTTAATGAAAATGCTACACATGTAAAAAAATTATGTGATAAGACTTTAAAATGTAGAGATAATTATCATAGAGATTTAATAAAAGAATTATCCGAAAAGGGATATGATATAACATATGAAGATGCTAAAAAATATTCCAAATACAGTATTGTTTTTAAAATGAATATTTTTCAAGCTCTAAAAGAAAAATATAAACATGAGATGACAAAAGAAAGATATAATGAGCTTTTTGCTTCAAAAACATCAAAGGAAACTGATTTAAAGATGGAATATACTCCTGTAATACAAGGGATTGAAGCAATAAAAAAAGATGGTGGTATACCAATTATTGCTCATCCTTGCCAATATAATAATTATGATGAGATTGAAAAGTATGTTGAGTATGGATTACAGGGAATTGAAATAAATCATTCAAAGATGAAGAAAATAGATTACAAAAGAACCTTGAATTTTGCAGCTAAATATAACTTAGCCCAAAGTGGAGGAAGTGATTTTCATGACCCAGATTTAATTGAATTTGGGTGCTATGGTTTAACCAAAGAGCAGTATGAAGAATTAAAACATTTTAGATAG